A stretch of DNA from Piliocolobus tephrosceles isolate RC106 chromosome 21, ASM277652v3, whole genome shotgun sequence:
NNNNNNNNNNNNNNNNNNNNNNNNNNNNNNNNNNNNNNNNNNNNNNNNNNNNNNNNNNNNNNNNNNNNNNNNNNNNNNNNNNNNNNNNNNNNNNNNNNNNNNNNNNNNNNNNNNNNNNNNNNNNNNNNNNNNNNNNNNNNNNNNNNNNNNNNNNNNNNNNNNNNNNNNNNNNNNNNNNNNNNNNNNNNNNNNNNNNNNNNNNNNNNNNNNNNNNNNNNNNNNNNNNNNNNNNNNNNNNNNNNNNNNNNNNNNNNNNNNNNNNNNNNNNNNNNNNNNNNNNNNNNNNNNNNNNNNNNNNNNNNNNNNNNNNNNNNNNNNNNNNNNNNNNNNNNNNNNNNNNNNNNNNNNNNNNNNNNNNNNNNNNNNNNNNNNNNNNNNNNNNNNNNNNNNNNNNNNNNNNNNNNNNNNNNNNNNNNNNNNNNNNNNNNNNNNNNNNNNNNNNNNNNNNNNNNNNNNNNNNNNNNNNNNNNNNNNNNNNNNNNNNNNNNNNNNNNNNNNNNNNNNNNNNNNNNNNNNNNNNNNNNNNNNNNNNNNNNNNNNNNNNNNNNNNNNNNNNNNNNNNNNNNNNNNNNNNNNNNNNNNNNNNNNNNNNNNNNNNNNNNNNNNNNNNNNNNNNNNNNNNNNNNNNNNNNNNNNNNNNNNNNNNNNNNNNNNNNNNNNNNNNNNNNNNNNNNNNNNNNNNNNNNNNNNNNNNNNNNNNNNNNNNNNNNNNNNNNNNNNNNNNNNNNNNNNNNNNNNNNNNNNNNNNNNNNNNNNNNNNNNNNNNNNNNNNNNNNNNNNNNNNNNNNNNNNNNNNNNNNNNNNNNNNNNNNNNNNNNNNNNNNNNNNNNNNNNNNNNNNNNNNNNNNNNNNNNNNNNNNNNNNNNNNNNNNNNNNNNNNNNNNNNNNNNNNNNNNNNNNNNNNNNNNNNNNNNNNNNNNNNNNNNNNNNNNNNNNNNNNNNNNNNNNNNNNNNNNNNNNNNNNNNNNNNNNNNNNNNNNNNNNNNNNNNNNNNNNNNNNNNNNNNNNNNNNNNNNNNNNNNNNNNNNNNNNNNNNNNNNNNNNNNNNNNNNNNNNNNNNNNNNNNNNNNNNNNNNNNNNNNNNNNNNNNNNNNNNNNNNNNNNNNNNNNNNNNNNNNNNNNNNNNNNNNNNNNNNNNNNNNNNNNNNNNNNNNNNNNNNNNNNNNNNNNNNNNNNNNNNNNNNNNNNNNNNNNNNNNNNNNNNNNNNNNNNNNNNNNNNNNNNNNNNNNNNNNNNNNNNNNNNNNNNNNNNNNNNNNNNNNNNNNNNNNNNNNNNNNNNNNNNNNNNNNNNNNNNNNNNNNNNNNNNNNNNNNNNNNNNNNNNNNNNNNNNNNNNNNNNNNNNNNNNNNNNNNNNNNNNNNNNNNNNNNNNNNNNNNNNNNNNNNNNNNNNNNNNNNNNNNNNNNNNNNNGTGTGGAAGAGAGACCCCAGGGCTATGGTACCTGAGATGCTTGTGGGGTCTGGGGTGTGGATGCTGGACCATTGTAACCCTCTGGGAGCATGTGATGGTGTCTGATGACAGTGAACTCTGCTAAAAATGATGTGACTTTAGATGGGAAGTGTATGGCCCTCCAGGATATGGGTGGGTGTGTAAGTGATTGTAATCAGGTAACTATACTTTGTCTTCATGACTgtgatgtgagtgtgtgtgtgagcacagCCAGACCAGTGCATGAGCATCTTTATATGCACAGTGAGCAGGTGTGTGTGACTCAGTGAGTGGTGTGGCTCTGCGTGACTGTGTGTGTGCTGGGATGTGACTGGGTGTTGAACTGGGAACATGCATGTGGCCTTCTGTGCATGTGAACTTTCCTCCCCACGTAGCAGTACCTCTGACTAAGCAGGTGTGCAACTTCCCTTGTGAGTCAGTGTGGATCCCAGTGGCAGAACTGGTGGGATCTTAGGGACCTTGAGTTACTGAGGATTTATCTCTGAGTGTTTATGAGAGCAGAATGCATGAATCCTCAGCTGCCTTTTCCCAAGCAGAGTGGGGTGAGAAACACAGACTGTGGGGCTAATGGTTCCTTAGGTGGAATCTGCACACGGTGACCCCCtgctcctgcctccagcctcgggtctctccctgtctccctccctagCCTGTCCTTCCCATTGAGCGCCAGGATGGTGAGCAGATTCTGATTCACTAGACAAGGACATTGAGGGACTTGATTTAAGAGACCGAATCATCCAAAACCAGGAAGGTACAAGTTTAGCCTCTGTTCAGGCAGAACTTACAGTCGACAGTCACCAAGATGTTtgctgaggcctgtaatcccagcactttgggtggccaaatTGAAAGGACCATGTCAGGCCAGGACTAGTAGACCAGCCGGGGAGACATAGCAAGGTTTCCTctttccaaaaatttaaaaatgtattgaaactggtgttgcatgcctgtagttccagccgcTTGGGGGCAGATGCAAGAGAATCACTGAAGCCCAGGCCTTCAAGcctgctgtaatttttttttttttgaaatggagtctcactctgtttcccagtctggagtgcagcggtgcaatctcggctcactacaacctccaactcccaggctcaagtgattctcctacctggggttcccaagtagctgggatgacaggcgtgtgccaccactcctggctaatttttggattttcagtaaagacggggtttcccatgtgggccaggctgctcttgaactcctgaccttgagtgatgcacccacctcagcctcccaaagtgctgagatcacaggcatgagccaccgcgcctagcctgcAGTGAGTtttgatggtgccactgcattccagcctgggtgacagtgtgagaccctgtttcaaaaaggaaaaataccatCCACGTATAGATTCTATCCAATAACTTCCCTGACTCACAATCTTCATTTGTGCGAGTAATGCGGTTGTGCTCGCAGCAATGTGTGCCCTTTCTGGGAAGGACGTCCATTGCCCACGATGATTGTGATGCATGTGCCTCCCACACACGGGGGTTCCTGTTCTCTCCTGTTCATTTCCCTCTCTTTCAACAAGTGTTTCTTACTGGCATGAATCTGTCTACTGTTACATCCTCACATCTTGTTTTCACAGTTTCAGAGTTGAAGATGATCACAGGTCTGTGTTCCACAAGGATCCTCCTTGTTCGTTAGAGGACCCCCAACAGGTCTTATACATGCCAGGGATTAGGCTAAAGGGTTTACATATCCTAACTACTGTATTACAAAAACGTGATACACAGAAGGTATTTTGGATTATCATCTATgtattggggaaactgaggtagggAGCGTTTAAGCAATAGATCTAAGGTTCCACTGCTGgttgggcaaagtggctcacccttgtaatccagCAGTTTGGCAGGCTGGGaccagaggatcccttgagcctacacgctccagactagcctgggaaacattgtgaaaccccaattctccaaatacatataaaattagctgggtgtggaccggtagtctcagctactcaaggagctgaggtgagaggatggcttgagtctgggaggctgaggttgcagtgggctgtgattgtgctagtgcactacagcctgggtgatacgatgagactttgtctaaaaaaaaaaagggttcaaAACATGTTCACATCTCACTGCCAGTATTCAGCACAATGAAGGATCTCATTGAGGCAGCTCAGTTTCTGAAGCTCTGCTCCTAATTATGGGCCCCCTCGTCCTCAAAAATACGGGGTCCTGACTGAGGTAGGGTGGGAGCAGGGAGGCCTGAGTCTACCATTTGATCTCTAACTGGCTGCACCATGGGAATCTGTTACACGAGGGGAGGCCGCACCTGGCGGTGCCCCTCTCACCCACTCTGAATCCCCTGGCAGGTGCCACACACAGAGGCTCTGTCCTTGTCTACTGGTTCTACTGTGACAATGAAAGGGAGACCGCTTGTCTGTTTCTTGTGAGTACTCCCTGGTGCAGGGATGGGAGGTGGACTAGAGGAAAAATGTACAGCGGCTGCACGGGGGCTGGTCATGGGTCTAGGAGAAAAGGACACTCAAGGTTTGGGGCTGTGGTACTATATCTACTAAAGGGCATAGAATTGTCAGAAAATGGACTCTTCATATGACCAAGTCAGTGACTACGGCTCAGTTTCCATCTGTGGATGAGGGGTGGAGCATCTCTTTCCACCTATGGAGAACACAAGGAGCTGAAGCAGCTCCACAGCGACAAGGCCTAGAATGCCAACAAGTCTTTGGTCCGCTATGGAAGGGGCAAAGagacttgtgtgtgtgtcttgtgtgTGTCCCACGAGAAAGGGACCTGCCCAACACTGTGTGCTCTGCCCCCAGCAATGAACCACATCTGCAGGTGGATTTCCACACCGAGATGAAGGAGGACTCAGACATTGCCTTCCATTTCCAAGTGTACTTTGGCAGTCGTGTGGTCATGAACAGCCGTGAGTATGGGACCTGGAAGCAGGAGGTGGAATCCAAGAATATGCCCTTTCAGGATGGCCAAGAATTTGAACTGAGCATCTTGGTGCTGGAAGATAAGTACCAGGTGAGCACCCCTGGAGCTCCCCGCGTCTGGCTTCCATGGGCTCTCAGAGCAAGAGGCAGCTCTTCATGCCGTAGCTCCAGATAACTCCCTCTGTCCTATAACTCCCCCTGCCCCAGGCTTTTCATCACCCATAACTCCCCCTGTCCCGGGCTTTTTCATCACCCATAATTCCCCCTGTCCCAGGCTTTTTAATCACCCATAACTTCCCCTGTCCCAGGCTTTTCATCACCCGTAACTACCCCTGTCCCAGGCTTTTCATCACCCATAATTCCCCCTGTCCCAGGCTTTTCATCACCCATAATTCCCCCTGTCCCAGGCTTTTTAATCACCCATAATTCCCCTTGTCCCAGGCTTTTCATCACACACACAGGGGTTCCctttacttttctcatttctctctctcattcaacAAGTGTTGTTGCTTGCACTGCCATCACCTCTGCTTGCACTGCCATCACCTCTGCTTGCACTGCCATCCTCAGCTTTTTTCCCATTCCTGACCAGGGTCAATGTTGGTTCACTTGCCATTTTTCCAAAAATGAAGAATATCCTCTATGTTTCTCATAGCTCTCATTTCTATTGatgatgttatttaaattttcatggaGCTAAATGGATAAGatatacatatgaataaaattgttttagtCAGTCCAATATGAAGGCTTCTTCTCACTCCTCAATCCCAATCCTCAGGACAGTATTAGTAGCTTCTCTACTCTTCTTCCATAGACAGTCTATCCTTAGAAAAGCATATACATACGCCcatatatatgctttcatttctttttaaacaaatgctGGTATAAGTGTCTCTACGCATTATACTTTAGGAATGATAGGTGAATTGTACCCAAAGAATACATATTGGGAAAATAATCTATCCGTAGTGCTGCCTCATTTTATAAGGATTACATAGTATCCCCCAGAAGGATTTTCCCAGCTTGCTGTTCTTGACCCTTTACAAGAGTTGGTTTCCAATGTTTTGCTCTCACAAATGTTACTGTATTAAGCTTTCTAATCAACCCTTTTGTCATTGCCAACTTTTCCCTATTTATATTGGAACATGATTATAAAGAATGTGATCAAACTTTCTGACCTTTCAAATGGGTAGGCCAAAAGATTCCCTTTTATTCACATTAAAGTCAGAGGTGTTATTCTATGTTTATAAGCTGTTAAAGATAATATCCTATGTTTTGTCACATTAATCCAGTCCCACCTCTCTGAGAACACTTGAGTTTCCTTCCTTGCCGCCACCAGTTCAGATCTAAGCAATGCCAGAGAGAAACTGGGTCATCAGCAGAAAGCAACAGTCATAGTTTGTGTAACTGAAATGTATGCATTCAGCAAACATTGTTGAGCACTGACCCTGTGGCTGGCCCTGTGTAAGATGCAGGGATTCAAGTTTATGAAATAAGTCCCCGGCCTTGGAGATCTTCCAGCATAGCGGGGAGGCTGAGCAACTATGGCCCATGTGACACGGAGTGATGGAGCCTCACTGGAGAAATGAGAGGAAACATTGAAAATACAGTGAGCAGCTGTCTCAAATCGTTACAAAAGGTAGTCTGTAAAAAAGAAGTGTGTCTACTAGGTCCAATTATATAATGAGTCATTTTCTGGTTGGATGTTTCACGTACTACGACACCATAGAGAGCAGGCTGAAAGCTTGTTTGGTGGAATATTGTCTTTCTGATGGGTTTTTCCCTTCTGTAGGTAATGGTCAATGGCCAATGTTATTACAACTTTAACCATCGAATCCCGATCAAGTCTGTGAAGATGGTGCAAGTGTGGAGAGATATCTCCCTGACCCAATTTGGTATCAGCAGTTGAAAAAGGTAACCAGACTTCATGTTGTCAACGCATCCCTGATCTACATGAGCATGGGATTCCCAAAGCCAGCTAACGGCATGATCTTTTCTCACTTCAATCCTTACTCTTGCTCATTAAAACTTAATCCAACTTCACAGAATTTGGTTCTTGCCTTCATGGGGAGAAAGATAAAGTGGTCATCATCAAGAGGGCTTGGGGGATTTTATGGGTGGTGGGAATGAGTCAAAGAGGATAAATCTTCCTAAGACACAAAAAGTAAGTGACAAGGCCAGTGAAATGTCTGAGAAGACATTAGCAACCACATCCTTTATAGCATCGACTATATGTCAGACTCTCTGAACCAACCCTACATAATTTCAGATGAGTCACTGAGGTGTAGCAATAGGATTGGAGGCTTGAATAACTGAGCCATGACAGGGAGGGTAGGGCTGTGTCTGAGCTGAGCAGAACTGAGTAGGAACCCCACACTTTACACTGGAAACAGGGGAGCAGGAACCCTTGGGGGCTCCCATTACTCTGCCTAAACCCCATATCTCATATGTCCCTCCACTTAACTTGGAAAAATGCCAAGAAGAAAATCACAGGAGAAAGAAACTCATGGGCTTGTCCCCTCAGTTCAGGAACAATGGGTATGCAACACCATTTTTCGAAAGGTAGAGCACAGATGCAGAAATCGAATTTGTTCATTTCAAGAGTGCTCATGGGTGATCATGCCCTTCTCCCATCCTCTTTGCAGactgagaaaggaaaaagtcacTTGACACAAAAGGAGCTGTAGGCTCAAACAGTGAAAAGGGGAGATACTTCTTTACAGAGTGTAAATCTTGGTCATAGGTGGATAGAAGGCAAACCCTTTCATCGGGGCACACAATGACGGCTCTCACTGATGGTCTCTCCTGTAGGCCTCATTCATCTCCACCACAGACATAAGGTTAGGACACTTCCATTGCCACTCCCTGCAGTGCCCCCACTGCCTCCCCTCACCCAGTAAATCCTAACCATTGTTCTCAGAAGACCCATCCTAATGCCCCAGGCTTATCAAGAGTAAAGGTTCTCCCTAGAGTGTCTCCTTTGGAGAGAATTCTGGGCCAGCCCCCTCCCTCTGAAATGCTCTAAAGACGTTAATCCTCAGAGTATCTTGATCCCTGTCTTCCCAGTAGGTCTCTGTGTTTATTTTGGACAATTTATTTCTATTCACCAAGCAGAAAGGCAGACATCTGCTTGACATTTCAGGGAATCAATCGGCTTTCTGGCTACTCTCCTTGAAAGAAGAAATTATCAGCATGAAATCAGGAGAATTTTGCATAGAAGGCAATGTTTCAATAGCCTCAAGCTAGAAGTCACCCAATATCTACCAAGAGTAAAACTGCTGAATATGTGTTGGCCAATTTATAAAACTCCAGAGTGGAGACCAGTGAAAAGGAAGGATCTATAGCTCTACATGGCAACATAGATGAatcctaaaaacagaaatgttttagaaaagatGCATgaccca
This window harbors:
- the CLC gene encoding galectin-10, producing MSLLPVPHTEALSLSTGSTVTMKGRPLVCFFNEPHLQVDFHTEMKEDSDIAFHFQVYFGSRVVMNSREYGTWKQEVESKNMPFQDGQEFELSILVLEDKYQVMVNGQCYYNFNHRIPIKSVKMVQVWRDISLTQFGISS